The genomic region GAGGCCGGGCCCTCAGCGCCaggccccgcggccgcccgcccgccgctcACTTGCTCTTGAAGCGCAGGGGTCCGGCCGCCGCCATGCTGCCGGCCTTCTTTGTGCCGCACGCCGCGTGGCGTCACTTCCGGCGCGGGGTGATGACGTATGAGGGCACAGGAAGCCAGGAACGCCATGGTGAGTACGGGCAGAGCGGCCCCGCAGCGTGCTCAGCgtcccaccccccccccgggtgcCAGCTGGGCCATTTGGGCACCGCAAATTACAAATAAGGAGACTGGGCTGTGAATTCAAGCACTTAAATCTTTATTGAAAATACAGAACTCTAAGGGTACGTATATACATGGTATTTACGtggtctgttctgaaagtaggacttctttaaaaaaaatttatcCATGAGAACAGAACAAACGATTAtgatttttcaaagcagcacCCTTCTGCATCTGCACACTGCTGCCAACaagttttccagtttttgtaCACCTCCAGGAACGCCTGGACTGGAATGCTGCTTAGCTCCCTCATCACAGCCTCTTGAAGCACCTCTACCGATGCATGATGCTTTCCCTTGAGGACTCCTCGGTAACTCCGAAGCATTCCAGGTGGATGTATGCATTAAACTCCCCACAACACCATTATGTCTTCTAAGGCTTATCTAGAAGAGAAACATCGATAAGATTTACAAATTCTACAGAAGTTAGAGATAAGGGTGCTACTGTGCTActgctggcagctctccctCACAAGGGAGCCGAGGGCACCGTGCAGCAGGTACAGCTCAGTCCCCCTTGAAACACAGCGTGCCGAGGGCTGTCACCACCCCTGCAGGCACAaccagcccccagcagctgtggTAAAGCTGCTTGTAGGAACATGGGTTTTACTCCCCACACATCATCGCCGTGGGCAATAAGCTTAATGCTCCTCGTGCTGTCGGCACAGTTATCTCACCAGGGCCACAGGAGACCGGAGGTGACTTTCAGACCGTGCCAGGCAACCCCCAGACCCAGGCAcaccctcccagcccctcaccgAGAACCCCACCACGTCCACCCAGCACCAGTACGGGCAGGAACGCGAACACAGCAACCTCAGCCCGCACTTAAAACCTACAAAAAGCCAAAACGCCACCACCCGCTCCACACAGGCGATCACCCACATCGCCTCACCTCTCCCCTCACAATGAGCGCCTCCCTCAACGTGCGCGCCTTTTATACCAGGCGCCTGCGCATGCGCACGCCCGCCCGCTCGCCCCGCGCCCTGTATAAGTGTCCGCGCAGCAGCCCCGCCCTCCGGCGGCGCGTCCCGCATTCAGCGCGCGGGGTTGGCGGGGCGGGACGGGCGGAACTCTCGCGAGACCTGGCTGGGTATAAATagcgggcggcgcggcgccgcgGCCTTCTACTCTGAGCTCACGTAAGGCTCCCATcatggcggcggggcgggaTGGCGGCAGGGGCGGCCTCCGCTCCATCCGCCGCCatcggggccgccgccgcctcgggGGCAGCCGCGCCCGGCTGCTCGGATGCCGGCCGGGCCCCGTCGCTCCGCCGCGCCGCTATTTCCAGTGGGGCGGCGGTGGTGCCGGGGCTGAGGCGCCTCTCTCTGTGTTGTAGCAAATGGCGGACGACGCCGGTGCTGCGGGAGGGCCGGGAGCCGCCCGAGGGGGGTTCCGCGGAGGCTTCGGGAccgggctgcggggccgcgggCGTGGCCGAGGGAGAGGCCGAGGCAGAGGCCGTGGAGCCCGCGGAGGCAAGGCGGAGGATAAGGAAGTAAGGAGGGaaagggggcggcgggggctggcctggggtgaggggggggcagcggcaggGCTGGAGTCCGCGGGCAGGCCCCGAGCCGGTGGGGAGGGACCCCTGGtgttctcctgagggatggggCACGGGGTGTTGGCTCCTGGGGCGGCTGCTGAGCCATTGTTGGTGTTTGCTTCTGTAGTGGATTCCTGTCACCAAACTTGGTCGCCTGGTCAAGGATATGAAGATCAAATCTCTTGAGGAGATCTATCTCTTCTCGCTTCCCATCAAGGTAAGGCTTTGTGGATGGTAGTAAGCAGTAGAATGCTAATCTGAGCTCTGTAGTTCAGTTCAGGTGCTGTGTTTGTTTATAAAGCTCATAGGAAGTATGTTCTCATTTAAATTCCGGATCAATAGAAGTTGTCCACTCTGTTTATTTAGTGTGAAGAGTAGTGAAATTTGTGTTGTCTTTCTCCTTGTGTTGAAATGGTAGCACTCTGGTCAAATGATTCCAAGAGTTCTGCTcagtgatggaaaaacaaaatttcagttaTATTACAGAACTGCTTGGCAAGGTAGAATAAGCTAATATCTGCATAACTTAACATACTTACATATTTATTAGCTAAACTTTTGTGTTTATATAGTCAACACTGGTTTGTGGGAGCCATGCTGGTTGCATTTAGGGCTAGTTGGAAAGTGTGGCTTTATGCTATGGATTAAATGACTGAATCTTGCAGGAGTCAGAGATCATTGATTTCTTCCTGGGGTCTTCTCTGAAAGATGAGGTTTTGAAGATCATGCCTGTCCAGAAACAGACTCGTGCTGGTCAGCGTACGAGGTTTAAGGTaactttttctgttgtatttttttttgtttatcaaAAACTTAATTTTGCTTGTTGCTTTCTGTGTGCCCTATTAATGTGAGTCTAGATTCTTTGATGTTTTTCTCTAGTGTGTAATATTATGATAGCTATTTTTAAGGttgtagtttttaattttaaaatgatattaatGCCTTTAAATGTTACACTGCAACAGCCCTAGCACACAATCCAGTTGCACAGCTGCTGTGATGTTGGGGTTTGTGGTAGATGAAGCTTCTCTTGTGGACAGGGAATGCTCCTTCAAAGCTGCTGGGATTTTGATGACTGTGGCTGTAGCAGGAGTCTAAATCCtgtcttttgtttcttataTAGAAGACAAgttttaaggggaaaaataggCTTAAACTATATGAGCTTTAAATTTTAggaactgttttaaaatgtgtgtatttGGATGAGCTGTGACTTAACTGCTGAGCACCTGGAGTTAGCTTTGATCAGACCCTGATGGATTGTGGTCTGAATGTTCCTGCACAGCCACCACTGAAAACCTTTCTTCAACCGTAGGCTTTTGTTGCTATTGGAGACTACAACGGCCACGTTGGTCTGGGCGTGAAATGCTCCAAAGAAGTTGCCACTGCAATTCGTGGGGCCATCATTCTGGCTAAATTATCCATCGTACCAGTACGACGAGGCTACTGGGGGAACAAGATCGGCAAGCCCCACACTGTGCCTTGCAAGGTAAGAACCGCTCGCGTGTTGTCTCAGTGCTTGGTGCTGTGTGTTGGGGGTTGTGACCGGGTGTGTTTGTGCAGGTTACTGGTCGGTGTGGATCTGTCCTGGTGCGGCTGATCCCAGCCCCCCGTGGCACAGGAATCGTGTCTGCCCCTGTCCCCAAGAAGCTGCTGATGATGGCTGGTATCGATGACTGTTATACTTCTGCCAGGGGCTGTACCGCCACACTGGGCAACTTCGGTaagtgctgggctgctgcttcaTGGGTTAGATGTGTCTGTAAGGACAATTTTCTGTTgctgacaggaaaataatttctacagcattttttaaatgtgttaaatCAAAAGCTTCTAGCATTCAAGGAGGGATGCAGCCTTCTGCTGGTACTTCCTGCAGTGCAGGCTATGCGTTTACTCTGTAGCTGCTGGTGGAGTTCTACAAAGTTAATTATAAAATCCTGTATGCATTGATGGAATAAAAATCTCCCAATCTGCGCGGTTGCACTTGTCTGAAGTAGTGTAATTGTCgtaaatggagagagaaagaaacctGAATTTGGAACGTGTAACAGAGGGGCCCTGTTATGGTCTCCCTGTTCGTTCTGAAGTCCCACACTCCTGAAGCTGCGTGGGTGGGTGCAGGAGAGCTGTTGGCTGTAACCCTGATGTGCAACATTTGCCTTGTGTCAATAGCCAAAGCCACCTTTGATGCCATCTCCAAGACCTACAGTTACCTGACTCCTGACCTCTGGAAAGAGACTGTGTTCACCAAGTCCCCTTACCAGGTAAGAGCACAGAACTTCTGCGGGCTGGGCCCTGGGATGCGTGGCCCAGGTTAGAGTCCATTGGAGATGTCAGAACTtgatgtggtcctgggcagcttGCTCTTGACCCTGCTTGTTTGGGGGTTGGAGTAGATAATTCCTAGATAATTCCCAGAGCCTCTCcagctcccttccagcctcagcagtTCTGTGAACCAGCCTCGTGCAGCTGTACCTGGGGGCATCCTGCTGCTAACTGCAGTTACCAGCCCTGTAGTGCTGCTCAGTCCCTCTTCCCTGACTTGTTCACCCACCTGAAATCCCCAGGCAGCAGGATTTCACTCTGAGGTTTACTCAGCACTTGAAAAACAAGCTGTATCTGAACATCCCCCCCTGCCCAACACATACACGTGGAAAGGGATGCAGTATTTATGCTGTGACAGTGGtttacaaaaattaaacttttttttgcaGGAGTTCACTGATCATCTGGCCAAGACCCACACCAGAGTCTCGGTGCAGAGaacccaggcagctgctgtggcaACTACTTAAGTGGTTTTTGTACAAGACAATAAAATGATCAGTGGACAAGAAACTGATTAGTTTGATGCGATGCTTGGTGTGTTGGGCATGCGGGATTAAATCTGTGCTGGGGATTTGAGTAGGCTTTAGTCTGGGGACTGGAATCTAAACATCTGTTGAATGAAATTGAATGTTACATTGCACTAATCCTTGTTAATCATGCATTAATCCTAAATTGGGTCTAGAACCAGCTCTGTAGGAATCCAACAGGCCTTTATACTGTCCTGCAGCACAACTTTCACTCTGAGGGAGGTCCCTTCCAGGGTTGGGTAGAGCAGAACTGTGTTGTTTCatggcagcaggggagggggctggcagggaaatGCTGGGAAATACTGAGTGTGGCAGCAAGCAGTGAATTCAGAGATGAACGCAGACCTGGAAACAGCTTCTCTGTGTTGTACGTTTATTGTAGAGGGCAATAGCATCACAGTTCAAAGACACAACAGTATTCAGTGAGCACCAAGGAGGAGGTGCTAACCATTCTGTACCCAGATCTAAGATGCGTTTGCTTGTGCCTTCCTCTCCTCGATCATCCGGTGCTTCTGCTTCATCAGGCATGTCCTGGAATTTCCATGGACACCCAGATCACCATCTAGGAAGAGAAGGGATCATGTGAAGGTCATGAGACTGTCTCACCTGTAAGGAACTAAGCTCCATGGGAACGTCTGGCACTCAAGCATCAGGGCAGTGAAAGCTGCAGTGCAGAGGCAGATGCACGCAGCCCTGATGGCTTTGGCAGCACCAGGAGTGACAAACTGTGCTGTGATTATTTAATGTCActgcccagcacagctgagcaCCAAACCCAGCTTTGTAGCATTTACCAAGAGGGAATTTTTATCACAAAGGTAAAATTCCAAGCAGGAATCTGGGTTCTGAACCTTTCCCCACAGTgtcacagccccacagcagatTGCACGGGCTGCTGCTGTACTCACATCTGTCCTGGTAGGCCTTGGTGACCTGTGCGAGCTGCTCTATCTCTTTGGCACAGTTCTGAAATTGGTTCGGTCCTTCCCTCTGCTTGCACGCACCGAGCCTTTCCCGGCAGATCTCCACAATCTGCTGGTCCACCATCCTGTGCAGGAGATGAGTGTGAAAACAAGAGCTGAACAAAGGTGTGAAGATGCTAGGTGGTGGCAGTTCAGCTCTGGGTTTTCACAGAACCCTGCATCAGCTGTGCAGGGGGCAGCACCTATGAACACCAGCGTTCTGTAAAAAGGTGGCTGTGATTCAGGTGCGTAAGGAAAACATTCCATGCCCCAAAATCCACTAAAATACCGCGATTTCCTGCCACCCTGACCGAGGGAGGCCGCCCGGTGCCCTACCTGTCCCTCCTCCACTGTGCTTCAGCCTCGAAGAAGCAGAGGTGGTCGCCCTCCATGCACTCGCTCAGGTCGGGCACGCGGGGAAACTTCTGGTGGTAGTAGTAGAACTTGTTCTTGGCCTGGCGGCTCTCGATCCACTCTGCAACGGCAGCGGTCAGGACCCCCCGTTCCTCCGTGTCCGTGTGTCCCCGTGTCCGTGTGTCCATCCCTCCGTGTGTCCCTCCCAGTGCCACCATCCCCGTGCAGCCACCCCAACGCCCGTGCCGTGCCCTTGTTCGTGCCCCCTCCCCgtgtggcagctccccccatcccccccatccccccccccctcatcCCCTTGTCCTTGTCCCCGtccccctcagccccatccccgcTCCCggggcggcccggcccggcctggCCCTGCCGTACCCCGCACGAAGGTAACGGGCGCGTCGACGACATAACTGAAGACGGCCTGCAGGAAGGTGACGGGGTTGGGCACCGACGTGGTCCTGTCGGCCACGGGCgtgcggggcggcggcgccgtGTACACCTCGCGGTCCCGGCCCTCCGCCATGGTGCCGGCGGGGACGCGGCCAAGATGGCGGCGTCCTCTACGGCGGACGGCGCCGCTCTGCGCATGCTCCGCACGAGCCCCGGTGcctgctgggagttgtagtctcGGGGGTGGGAGAGATGGGGGCATGGCGGCGCCTTGAGGGGGGCTTGGGCAGTGTGGAGGGGGCTtggctggggtgggagctggcCCTGTCCCCCCCCTCTGTGTCTTAGCTCACAGCCCTCAGCATGGAGGGGCTGGGTTCACGCTGTCAGCAGTGCCGGATGCTCTGAGCATCCTTGGTGCTATGGCGCTGCTTGTTTCACCCCTGAGCGTGCCTACACACGGTGTTGGCTTCACCTCTTCTCCAGCCAGAACCATCGAGTCTTTACCGTCTACACTGACGcatttattatcatcattattatttaatctgTCCCTATCCAAGAGCAGCCTGCTCAACGCACCAAATCTGACTCCCAAATCACAGACCCCCAGCTTTGCCCGAGTTGTGCCGTGCTTGGGAGCCATTGTGATCGGTTCCATTCACGCTCAGGCTGTTCAGGAGGGCGAGCGGTAAACTGAGACACCAGCAACTGACCTTTACCACATCCCAACTGTTAGAGTCAAACCTGCCAGCTTTGCCGAGTATGAAATGAATATAGCACCGAATGAAGCTAGTGGCTAAATTTGTGTCTTCAGACTGATAAACATCCCAAGTATTAGGCAGGGGAGGCACTTAGCGATagcctcttcctgctgctgactTGGGCTGAAGACGTCCCATGGTTTGTAAAGCTCGGCGCTGCTACCTTTGGGATTGCTTGGAGAGGGACAAGGAACAGGGCTGGGTTATTGGGTTAAGTTAGCACAGCTGAGGTGGGGCTGGACCCAGCAGAACTCCACTTGGGCTGGAAAATAAGCGTGGTGGAAAGTGCAGCCAGGTGCTGGAACTGGGCTCAGTAAGAAGGGAGCTGCAGCGGGCTTACATCTAACTCCTCAGTGCTTGGACTGACCTCCTAGCTTCCTGCCTTGATGCCAGTGCTGTAAGAATTTGTCCACGTCTCtctgaagtgctgctgcttttctctgcctgGCTCAACATGACCTTGGGATTGGGGTTTATGTATTTAGCTCttctaattcatttttcaagGTGCATGTTTAACCTGCGCGTGTTATTGCTGATTCCTTTGGGCATCCTTTCTGGTTTCTTCTGATTGTTACCTGTGCCTGCTTGGTGCCATTTGCCTTGATGACACAAAGCATTGAATGTGCCCCTGTGAATTCTGAGCAGGTCCTTTTGGTGCttctgaatataaaattaatagtTACAATTAACATCACAGTTGAGAAGACCTATTAAAGAATGTACTTCTTGAAAGTCTTCAAGCGGAAAGGGGGGAGGTTAAGTTTTCAGTTAGTTTGCTTCATTTGTCCAGAAACTTACTGATTTCTTTGATGCATGTGGTGGAAACTTAAACAGAAGCCCATGCTATTATGAGGTCTTTTTCTCAAgtcagaaagaaggaaaagcccAGAATCCTTCCAGTGCTCACTTATGTTAAAGGGGAGATTTTCCACTGTTCTTTGGGCTTGGTCCCTTCCGTGTCTTTTGGGACAGAGTGAGGCTGATCTTCGTTCTTCCTCTCTGCAGTCCCACCGCAAGTTCTCTGCTCCCAGGCATGGCCACCTGGGCTTCCTCCCCCACAAGAGAAGCCGCCGCCACCGAGGGAGGGTGAAGTCGTGGCCTAAGGATGATCCCAGCAAACCGGTCCACCTGACAGCTTTCCTGGGCTACAAAGCTGGCATGACGCACACCCTGCGGGAGGTGCACAGGCCCGGGCTCAGTAAGGCTTTGCTGAAGGAGCGGGGTCACATCCAGAAGGAGAGGGCATGGGCTTGTTGGGGGGAAAGGCTGCTCGTGGAAATAGgtggcagagcacagagctTGTAGCCTATCTCCTGGAATGCTGTCTGGATCTTAGATGGCCAAAGACCATAAAGGGGGTTCTGGGGAAGTCCCCACGCTAGTATGGTGGCTGGCGGTTTGTTGGACCCTGCTGCCAGAAGGACCCTGTGGGGTAATTACCTGATAAATCCTGGAGCACATTGATGGGGAGTTTTATAATGTTACTTCGTGGGATGCCCCTGGGATTGCAGCCAAACACCAGGGCATGCAGTGTTCTGCTCCCTCCAAGCTGGAGAAGATGCTAAAGTGTGCTGGGCCATAGGATCTACCCTAGGGGGTGCCTGGAGGTTGAACCTACATGGCCCTCCCAGGGGGCTTGTGGTGTTGGGAGGCTGGAAGGGCTGAGGCTGGCTGTGAGACTAGGATGTGATCCTGTCCTCAGCATATTCCTTGCTGAGTGGGCCACAGGGACGGGCCACGGATGGCTCCCAGGGGATGATCTGATTCCATTTCCCTTTGCTGTCCTGCAGAGGTCTCCaagagggaggaggtggaggctGTGACCATCATCGAGACCCCCCcgatggtggtggtgggagtCGTGGGATATGTAGACACACCAAAGGGCTTGAGGAATTTCAAGACCGTTTTTGCTGAGCACATCAGCGATGAGTGCAGGCGGCGTTTCTACAAGAACTGGTAGGTGCCTCCCTGGCTGCGGTGGGTCGCTGGGGTCCCCTGCACGTGGGGAGTCCCTCGTGGGCCTTTCCCCCAGGCTCTGCATGGTGCCTAGCCACTGCAAACCGCTCAActaccagcagctggctctggGGTGGCGTGAAACAACTCTTCAGTCATGCACAGAGGTGCTGCAAACAGCTTGATGCTAGGAATCAGCATATGCatatgtaaatttattttagtaGTTGAACCATGTTAGCGCTCTCCATGATATCATAGACTGTGTGTGCTGCAGGTTTCTCTTTGTGTAGGTTGGGCCCATCTACTCCCCGTTAAACTGGAATGTTTGAGCTTAGGTACCAAGCGAAGGGagcaaaaagagatttttcaggGGGAATATCGA from Aythya fuligula isolate bAytFul2 chromosome 15, bAytFul2.pri, whole genome shotgun sequence harbors:
- the RPS2 gene encoding 40S ribosomal protein S2 — its product is MADDAGAAGGPGAARGGFRGGFGTGLRGRGRGRGRGRGRGRGARGGKAEDKEWIPVTKLGRLVKDMKIKSLEEIYLFSLPIKESEIIDFFLGSSLKDEVLKIMPVQKQTRAGQRTRFKAFVAIGDYNGHVGLGVKCSKEVATAIRGAIILAKLSIVPVRRGYWGNKIGKPHTVPCKVTGRCGSVLVRLIPAPRGTGIVSAPVPKKLLMMAGIDDCYTSARGCTATLGNFAKATFDAISKTYSYLTPDLWKETVFTKSPYQEFTDHLAKTHTRVSVQRTQAAAVATT
- the NDUFB10 gene encoding NADH dehydrogenase [ubiquinone] 1 beta subcomplex subunit 10; translation: MAEGRDREVYTAPPPRTPVADRTTSVPNPVTFLQAVFSYVVDAPVTFVREWIESRQAKNKFYYYHQKFPRVPDLSECMEGDHLCFFEAEAQWRRDRMVDQQIVEICRERLGACKQREGPNQFQNCAKEIEQLAQVTKAYQDRYGDLGVHGNSRTCLMKQKHRMIEERKAQANAS